A stretch of the Geovibrio thiophilus genome encodes the following:
- a CDS encoding NUDIX hydrolase codes for MKSRWRFLRTEKKFADRVLSVEHRHYHFDGAGASMPFTVVNIKNWVITVPVTAEGKLVLVRQFRIGTDSVTYEFPGGAVDDGEITADAALRELAEETGYKSESARSLGLMHPNPAFMTNSCHCFLVENCTNGGVMHHDLFEETEPVEFTREELLAMVKRGEITHSITIAAVGLWLVDQE; via the coding sequence ATGAAAAGCCGCTGGCGGTTTTTAAGAACAGAGAAAAAATTCGCCGACCGTGTTCTCTCTGTGGAGCACAGGCATTATCATTTTGACGGTGCGGGGGCTTCCATGCCCTTCACTGTCGTGAATATCAAAAACTGGGTGATAACGGTTCCCGTTACGGCTGAGGGGAAGCTTGTGCTTGTCCGCCAGTTCCGCATCGGTACTGACAGCGTAACCTATGAATTTCCCGGCGGTGCTGTGGATGACGGCGAAATTACGGCGGATGCCGCACTGCGCGAGCTTGCGGAGGAGACGGGCTACAAGTCCGAATCCGCCCGCAGTCTGGGGCTTATGCACCCCAACCCTGCCTTCATGACCAACTCCTGCCACTGCTTTCTCGTGGAAAACTGCACAAACGGCGGGGTGATGCACCACGATCTCTTTGAAGAGACCGAGCCTGTGGAATTTACGAGGGAAGAGCTTCTCGCAATGGTGAAACGGGGAGAGATAACCCACAGCATAACCATTGCCGCCGTGGGGCTCTGGCTGGTGGATCAGGAGTAG
- a CDS encoding HD domain-containing protein: MHLFNGYCLDTKFIRDPIYQTIELPKKFLPIIDHKLFQRLRWINQLPLEQLVYPSAVHSRFEHSLGSMYLAMMAATSLIQFSKEKLELAMREDSDFKGLSSQNANLNFILSAGACGLLHDIGHAPFSHTLEEACKYVAGSSSFFYDHETTSLFVAQKIIQHSDSLKNEIFVKKTIKVLNKKLEYSSGDISPVEQILRKLIDGKIDVDKGDYVIRDSYHCGTPYGVYDIERLWRHIALNDNYELAPNHKSAIEAWSLLLCRYKMHQNVYKHHIRNITDALLIEIISDVIEKRTYQDLIPVSSNGDVSNENLLTKFTFWTDDNFIKILYDLGSPGIQGKIENFKQRSLYKRDFSIDLITYENLCNKKSIPTIILEVKKIQKELEKQNCNFNFIVYVQTIPPVLSNDVQNEIKVIENDTSIAKFLGFDTSETKEATPIIWIFSPHKSHTKMIQDKLENILQKLNTSLYS, encoded by the coding sequence GTGCATTTATTTAACGGATATTGTTTAGATACAAAGTTTATACGAGATCCTATATACCAAACAATAGAGTTACCAAAAAAATTCTTACCAATAATTGATCATAAGCTTTTTCAAAGATTAAGATGGATAAATCAGCTCCCTCTTGAGCAATTAGTCTACCCATCTGCTGTACACTCAAGATTTGAACATAGTCTAGGCTCAATGTATCTTGCAATGATGGCTGCGACAAGCTTAATTCAATTTTCAAAAGAAAAACTAGAACTTGCTATGCGAGAAGATAGCGATTTTAAAGGCTTGTCATCACAAAATGCTAATCTTAACTTTATATTGTCAGCAGGAGCATGCGGTCTGCTACATGACATTGGTCACGCACCTTTCAGCCATACGCTTGAAGAAGCTTGTAAGTATGTAGCTGGTAGCAGTAGTTTTTTTTATGACCACGAAACTACTTCTCTATTTGTTGCTCAGAAAATAATTCAACACTCCGACTCACTTAAAAACGAAATATTTGTTAAAAAAACCATTAAAGTGCTCAATAAAAAATTAGAATATTCATCGGGAGACATATCCCCTGTTGAACAAATCTTACGTAAGCTTATTGATGGAAAAATTGATGTTGATAAAGGTGACTATGTTATCAGAGACTCATATCATTGCGGTACACCATATGGGGTATACGATATAGAACGATTATGGAGACACATCGCACTAAATGACAATTATGAATTAGCACCAAATCACAAAAGTGCAATTGAGGCATGGTCTTTACTGCTATGTAGATATAAAATGCACCAAAATGTTTATAAACATCATATCAGAAATATAACAGATGCTCTATTGATTGAAATAATTTCTGATGTAATAGAAAAAAGAACATACCAAGACTTAATACCTGTGAGCAGTAACGGTGATGTTTCTAATGAAAATCTTTTGACAAAATTCACTTTTTGGACTGACGACAATTTTATAAAAATACTCTATGACTTAGGAAGTCCTGGAATACAAGGAAAAATTGAGAATTTCAAACAAAGAAGTCTATATAAAAGAGACTTCTCAATTGATTTAATTACCTATGAAAACCTATGTAATAAAAAAAGTATCCCTACAATAATTTTAGAAGTGAAAAAAATTCAAAAAGAATTAGAAAAGCAAAACTGCAACTTTAACTTTATTGTTTATGTCCAGACCATTCCACCAGTACTTTCTAATGATGTACAAAACGAGATTAAAGTCATAGAAAACGACACCTCGATTGCTAAATTTTTAGGATTTGATACATCTGAGACAAAAGAAGCTACGCCAATCATTTGGATTTTCTCACCGCACAAAAGCCATACCAAAATGATACAAGATAAACTAGAAAATATTTTACAAAAACTAAATACTTCTCTCTACTCCTGA
- the hemW gene encoding radical SAM family heme chaperone HemW → MSGLYIHLPFCRRKCLYCGFMSLDVYDEALIGRYFDALLADLAHTGKTAFDTMYIGGGTPSAVPAGLLDKFLESLFRSVSIAGEFTVEANPESLSADFLKAIKTHGTNRLSMGCQSTDDDVLRLLGRLHDRRAVFSAYDLTRKHLPDADINLDLIFDIPQAPPEAARRSMEEICALKPEHISAYSYSFDTGYLSEKGEVTDSMFLEVKYFLGSRGYAKYEISNFSQKGHESGHNINYWELGDFTGIGASAWSLQNHPDKRIHRGKTKDVNIYLAEPSSYDEISVTEQADLVKEAVVFGLRMTEGVDITALSAFYNLRDFELEEKISRLCGEGLLEWKKGKIALTEKGELLGDSVSEFLW, encoded by the coding sequence ATGAGCGGACTTTACATACATCTGCCCTTCTGCCGCAGAAAGTGCCTCTACTGCGGATTCATGTCTCTTGACGTATATGATGAAGCTCTGATCGGCAGGTACTTTGACGCGCTCCTTGCGGATCTGGCGCATACAGGCAAAACCGCCTTTGACACGATGTACATCGGCGGCGGCACACCTAGCGCCGTTCCCGCCGGACTTCTGGACAAATTTCTGGAAAGCCTCTTCAGATCCGTCAGCATAGCGGGGGAGTTCACTGTTGAGGCTAACCCCGAATCACTGTCCGCCGATTTTCTGAAAGCAATAAAAACCCACGGCACAAACAGGCTGAGCATGGGCTGCCAGAGCACGGACGATGATGTGCTGAGGCTTCTTGGCAGGCTGCATGACCGCAGGGCAGTTTTTTCCGCATACGATCTCACAAGAAAGCATCTACCCGATGCGGACATCAATCTTGACCTGATATTCGATATACCCCAAGCACCGCCGGAAGCGGCACGCAGAAGCATGGAAGAGATATGTGCCCTCAAGCCCGAGCATATATCCGCCTACTCATACTCCTTCGACACGGGTTATCTGAGCGAAAAAGGTGAGGTGACAGACAGCATGTTCCTTGAAGTAAAGTATTTCCTCGGTTCAAGGGGCTACGCCAAATACGAAATATCCAACTTCTCGCAGAAAGGGCATGAGAGCGGGCACAACATAAACTATTGGGAGCTTGGGGATTTCACAGGCATAGGAGCTTCGGCGTGGTCCCTTCAAAACCATCCGGACAAGCGAATCCACAGAGGTAAAACGAAAGATGTGAACATTTACCTTGCCGAGCCGTCATCCTATGATGAAATATCAGTCACGGAGCAGGCTGATCTGGTCAAGGAAGCCGTGGTTTTCGGATTGAGAATGACGGAAGGGGTTGACATAACCGCTCTTTCAGCATTTTATAACCTCAGGGATTTTGAGCTTGAAGAAAAAATAAGCCGCCTGTGCGGCGAGGGTCTTTTGGAATGGAAAAAAGGGAAAATCGCGTTAACGGAAAAAGGGGAATTGCTTGGGGATTCTGTATCGGAGTTTTTATGGTAG
- a CDS encoding glycosyltransferase: MRILHVDTGKEWRGGQRQALFLHHGLIEHGHESLMVCSPEGELIKRAENTESLCFRSEADPTYIFRLLKIIRRFKPDIVHSHDSHSLTPCIAASWLNDSFKLVHTRRVDFTLKKKLFNKYRSSRVNLVAISKAIKNIMADSGIPQERISLIYSGSDKPKAFNTALAAEIRSRLNPQGKTVIGTVANFSDHKDYPTLLRAFDRLCGQRQDVLLLPVGDGPMFGEIKALADTLKCRENIVFTGFCPDVPEMLSIMDIFTMTSKTEGLCTSIIDAMNASLPTVATRAGGIPELVSDGETGYLCGIGDDAALAAAYGRLLDNESLRSTMAENAFGRAYDFSAEKMVLSYIDLYKNLLK, encoded by the coding sequence TTGAGAATACTTCATGTAGACACAGGAAAGGAATGGAGAGGCGGGCAACGACAGGCTCTCTTCCTCCACCACGGGTTGATAGAGCACGGGCATGAAAGTCTTATGGTTTGCAGCCCCGAAGGGGAGCTGATAAAGCGTGCGGAAAATACGGAGTCTCTATGCTTCCGCAGTGAGGCTGATCCAACCTACATTTTCCGTCTGCTGAAAATAATCAGGCGGTTTAAACCCGATATTGTCCATTCACACGACAGCCATTCACTCACTCCCTGCATTGCCGCGTCATGGCTGAACGACTCCTTTAAGCTTGTCCACACCCGCAGGGTTGACTTTACGCTTAAGAAAAAACTCTTCAATAAATACAGAAGCAGCCGTGTAAACCTTGTCGCCATAAGCAAAGCCATAAAAAATATAATGGCAGACAGCGGCATCCCGCAGGAGCGCATAAGCCTGATCTACAGCGGCTCAGACAAGCCCAAAGCTTTTAACACGGCGCTTGCGGCGGAGATTCGGTCAAGGCTGAATCCGCAGGGAAAAACGGTGATCGGAACCGTGGCGAACTTCTCCGATCACAAGGATTATCCGACACTTCTCAGGGCTTTCGACAGGCTCTGCGGGCAGCGACAGGATGTGCTCCTCCTCCCCGTTGGTGACGGTCCGATGTTCGGGGAGATAAAAGCGCTTGCGGATACACTGAAATGCAGAGAAAACATAGTCTTCACGGGTTTCTGTCCAGACGTACCGGAGATGCTCTCCATCATGGATATATTCACCATGACCTCAAAGACTGAAGGACTCTGCACCTCTATAATTGATGCCATGAACGCCTCTCTGCCCACTGTGGCGACAAGAGCAGGAGGAATACCGGAGCTTGTGAGTGACGGCGAAACGGGCTATCTCTGCGGCATAGGGGATGATGCGGCGCTGGCAGCGGCATACGGCAGACTTCTGGATAATGAAAGCCTGCGGAGCACCATGGCAGAAAACGCATTCGGACGGGCTTATGACTTTTCAGCCGAAAAAATGGTTCTCTCATATATAGACCTGTACAAAAACCTCCTGAAATGA
- a CDS encoding mechanosensitive ion channel family protein translates to MTNYEKILEQITAHAADYALRIVAAILIFYFGKYIAKFLSRVAHRGMKKTHMDETLAGFLKNVIYAMLFAVVIIASLNSLGVQTTSLVAVMGAAGLAVGLSLKDQVANFGAGVLIVMLRPFKVGDIVTTAGQTGSVLTIQVFQTILKTFDNLTIMIPNSNVMNGEIINFSLQGTRMIPLVIGISYGNDIKKAKDIMLETMSAHEKVLKDPAPSAGVLELADSSVNLFARSWVETGDWWNVKADLLEDIKINLTKGGISIPYPQMDIYIHKPEEEA, encoded by the coding sequence GTGACTAATTACGAAAAAATACTGGAGCAGATTACCGCTCATGCCGCGGATTACGCTCTGAGAATTGTTGCCGCAATCCTTATATTCTACTTCGGGAAATACATAGCGAAGTTTCTCTCAAGGGTCGCTCACAGAGGCATGAAGAAAACCCACATGGACGAAACCCTTGCCGGCTTCCTCAAAAACGTCATATACGCCATGCTTTTCGCCGTGGTTATCATAGCCTCCCTCAACTCCCTCGGAGTGCAGACGACATCTCTCGTCGCAGTTATGGGCGCCGCCGGACTCGCTGTGGGTCTCTCATTAAAAGATCAGGTGGCTAACTTCGGCGCGGGGGTGCTCATCGTGATGCTCCGCCCCTTCAAAGTCGGCGATATAGTGACCACAGCCGGACAGACAGGCTCTGTGCTGACGATTCAGGTCTTTCAGACCATACTCAAAACCTTCGACAACCTTACGATAATGATCCCAAACTCAAATGTCATGAACGGCGAAATAATAAACTTCTCGCTTCAGGGCACAAGAATGATACCCCTTGTTATAGGCATAAGCTACGGCAACGACATCAAAAAAGCCAAGGACATAATGCTTGAAACAATGAGCGCCCATGAAAAAGTTCTCAAAGATCCGGCGCCCTCAGCAGGGGTTCTTGAACTGGCGGACAGCTCCGTGAATCTGTTTGCCCGTTCATGGGTGGAGACAGGAGACTGGTGGAATGTTAAGGCTGATCTGCTTGAAGATATTAAGATAAACCTCACAAAAGGCGGCATCAGCATCCCCTATCCGCAGATGGACATATACATTCATAAACCGGAAGAAGAAGCTTGA
- the pap gene encoding polyphosphate:AMP phosphotransferase produces MFEAVELGQKVSKEEFDEALTDLRTRLIQAQTAFAKYPGPLIIILNGMDGAGKGELMNYLGGLMDLRNIIIKTFWQENEAEKNKPFYWRYWMSLPYRGHIGFFFGAWYAGEMLEAAKGNTSTAEYERRMKRAATFESMLADDGAVFVKFWFHLSRKTSKKKTDDLKKKFGKGEILERAMWHREKYDAIVKAAERGIRLTDHSKARWHLIEADDKRHRTLKALRIIVETLEAAVASIGAKQKTDKKTVSLAPPVLSKVDLSLTAEYEEYKKRLPEMQERLNSLAWKAYEKKRSTIAVFEGWDAAGKGSAIRRIVQGTDIRLASVISIAAPTDEEKAHHYLWRFWRHIPSAGFITVYDRSWYGRVLVERVEKFAAENEWSRSFEEINDFEEHLTESGIILVKFWVHIDMEEQLKRFKERENLPWKQYKITDEDWRNREKWDMYEQAANETITRTSTGHAPWNLIAGNDKKYARLKILETMCRAMEEKL; encoded by the coding sequence ATGTTTGAAGCTGTGGAGCTGGGACAAAAAGTGAGCAAAGAGGAATTTGACGAAGCGCTGACCGATCTGCGCACAAGACTGATACAGGCGCAGACAGCATTCGCTAAGTATCCGGGTCCTCTGATCATAATACTCAACGGAATGGACGGCGCAGGCAAGGGCGAGCTGATGAACTATCTGGGCGGGCTGATGGATCTGCGGAACATTATCATAAAAACCTTCTGGCAGGAGAACGAGGCTGAAAAAAACAAGCCTTTCTACTGGCGCTACTGGATGAGCCTCCCCTACAGAGGACACATAGGCTTTTTCTTCGGCGCGTGGTACGCGGGGGAGATGCTGGAGGCAGCCAAGGGGAACACATCGACAGCAGAATATGAAAGGCGTATGAAGCGGGCGGCGACCTTTGAGTCCATGCTGGCGGACGACGGCGCGGTGTTTGTCAAATTCTGGTTTCACCTGAGCAGGAAAACATCCAAGAAGAAGACGGACGATCTGAAAAAGAAATTCGGCAAGGGCGAAATACTCGAACGTGCCATGTGGCACAGAGAAAAATATGACGCCATAGTGAAGGCAGCCGAACGGGGAATACGCCTCACAGACCATTCCAAGGCACGCTGGCACCTGATAGAAGCGGACGACAAACGCCACAGAACGCTTAAGGCACTCCGGATAATCGTGGAAACTCTCGAAGCCGCTGTAGCCTCCATTGGCGCAAAGCAGAAGACGGACAAGAAAACAGTGAGCCTTGCGCCCCCTGTTCTCTCCAAGGTGGATTTATCTTTGACAGCCGAGTATGAGGAATATAAAAAACGTCTGCCTGAAATGCAGGAGCGGCTGAACTCGCTGGCGTGGAAGGCATACGAAAAAAAGCGTTCGACCATAGCGGTGTTTGAAGGCTGGGACGCGGCAGGGAAGGGGAGCGCCATCCGCAGGATTGTGCAGGGCACGGATATACGCCTCGCCAGCGTAATCTCCATTGCCGCGCCAACGGATGAGGAAAAGGCGCATCATTACCTCTGGCGGTTCTGGCGGCACATCCCCTCCGCAGGCTTCATCACGGTATACGACCGCTCATGGTACGGGCGGGTGCTTGTGGAGCGTGTTGAGAAATTCGCCGCCGAGAACGAATGGTCACGCTCATTTGAGGAGATAAACGACTTTGAGGAGCATCTCACGGAAAGCGGGATAATTCTCGTCAAGTTCTGGGTGCACATAGATATGGAAGAGCAGCTTAAGCGCTTCAAGGAACGGGAGAATCTTCCGTGGAAACAGTATAAAATCACCGATGAGGACTGGCGCAACAGAGAAAAATGGGATATGTATGAGCAGGCGGCGAATGAGACGATAACCCGCACAAGCACAGGGCATGCGCCGTGGAATCTTATCGCGGGAAACGATAAAAAATACGCCCGCCTTAAGATACTGGAAACCATGTGCAGAGCAATGGAGGAAAAACTGTGA
- a CDS encoding aspartate/glutamate racemase family protein yields the protein MKTAGLIGGMSWESTALYYKYINEGVKNTLGGLHSAKMLINSVDFGEVALLQSKGEWEKGAEMMIDEAQKLRRAGADFIMICTNTMHISADEVEESLDIPLLRITDAAAEAALSAGVKRAGLLGTAFTMERDFYRGRMEKLGLDVIVPDAADRKFVHDVIYNELCLGDFRDSSRNRFTEIIEKLGADGAQGVILGCTEIPLLVEQKDSPLRLFDTTRLHAEAAVRMMLG from the coding sequence ATGAAAACTGCGGGTCTCATAGGCGGCATGAGCTGGGAATCTACGGCTCTTTACTACAAGTATATTAATGAGGGTGTCAAGAACACTCTCGGCGGTCTGCATTCGGCGAAGATGCTCATAAACAGCGTGGACTTCGGTGAGGTGGCGCTGCTTCAGTCAAAGGGTGAATGGGAAAAGGGCGCGGAGATGATGATTGATGAGGCTCAAAAGCTCCGGAGAGCGGGAGCGGACTTCATAATGATCTGCACAAACACCATGCACATTTCGGCGGATGAGGTGGAAGAATCGCTGGATATTCCTCTTCTGCGCATCACCGATGCGGCGGCGGAGGCTGCTCTCAGTGCTGGAGTGAAAAGGGCGGGGCTTCTGGGCACTGCCTTCACCATGGAGCGTGATTTCTACAGGGGACGGATGGAAAAACTCGGACTTGATGTAATCGTTCCGGATGCCGCAGACAGAAAATTCGTCCACGATGTGATATATAATGAGCTCTGCCTCGGTGATTTCAGGGATTCCTCAAGAAATAGGTTCACAGAGATAATAGAAAAACTCGGCGCAGACGGCGCTCAGGGCGTGATACTCGGCTGTACGGAGATTCCGCTCCTTGTGGAGCAGAAGGACAGCCCGCTGAGGCTCTTCGACACAACAAGGCTCCACGCCGAAGCGGCAGTGAGGATGATGCTGGGGTGA
- a CDS encoding LL-diaminopimelate aminotransferase, whose protein sequence is MSIFMENMIAERLGGKMFGKDTTIYKFEKIKRAKRAAIEANPNIELIDMGVGEPDEMADASVVETLCTEAKKRENRFYSDNGIQEFKDAAAKYMKNRFGVDIDPGTEVNHSIGSKPALAFVPLCLINPGDVALMTVPGYPVSGTITKYLGGEVYNLKLTKENNFLPDLDSIPADILKRAKFLYMNYPNNPTGALAPLSFYEKVVEFAKKNDIAVISDAAYIELTYGEKQPSFLSVPGAKEVGIEIHSLSKSYNMTGWRMAFVCGNEHLVKAFATVKDNNDSGQFIPIQKAAAYALENTALIERITEKYSRRLKALAAVLRRHGFFVNEPKGTFYLYFEIPKGTASGKKFESGEQFCDYMIREKYISSVPWDDAGNFLRFTVTFIADTPEEETRIINEIDRRLGEDKFVF, encoded by the coding sequence ATGAGTATTTTCATGGAAAACATGATCGCTGAACGCCTCGGCGGAAAGATGTTCGGCAAGGACACTACAATCTACAAATTCGAGAAGATCAAAAGAGCTAAAAGGGCGGCAATCGAAGCCAACCCCAACATCGAGCTTATCGACATGGGCGTGGGCGAGCCGGATGAAATGGCAGATGCCTCTGTTGTTGAAACCCTTTGCACCGAAGCGAAAAAGAGAGAGAACAGATTCTACTCCGACAACGGCATTCAGGAATTTAAGGACGCTGCGGCTAAATATATGAAGAACCGCTTCGGCGTTGACATAGACCCGGGTACGGAAGTAAACCACAGCATAGGTTCCAAACCTGCCCTTGCCTTCGTTCCTCTCTGCCTTATCAACCCCGGCGACGTGGCACTTATGACTGTTCCCGGCTACCCTGTTTCAGGCACAATCACAAAGTACCTCGGCGGTGAGGTTTACAACCTCAAACTTACGAAAGAGAATAACTTCCTCCCCGATCTGGACTCCATACCCGCGGACATCCTGAAAAGGGCGAAATTCCTTTATATGAACTACCCCAACAACCCCACGGGAGCCCTCGCGCCCTTATCATTCTATGAGAAGGTTGTTGAGTTCGCAAAGAAGAACGATATAGCCGTTATCTCCGACGCCGCATACATAGAGCTTACATACGGTGAAAAACAGCCCTCCTTCCTCAGCGTTCCCGGAGCGAAAGAAGTAGGCATCGAAATCCACTCACTCAGCAAATCATACAACATGACAGGCTGGAGAATGGCTTTCGTATGCGGCAACGAACACCTTGTAAAAGCATTCGCCACAGTTAAGGACAACAACGACTCAGGTCAGTTTATCCCGATCCAGAAGGCAGCCGCCTACGCTCTGGAAAACACTGCGCTCATAGAGAGAATCACAGAGAAATACTCACGCAGGCTTAAGGCTCTGGCGGCTGTTCTGCGCAGGCACGGCTTCTTCGTGAACGAGCCCAAAGGAACCTTCTACCTGTATTTTGAAATCCCCAAGGGAACAGCCTCCGGCAAAAAATTTGAAAGCGGCGAGCAGTTCTGCGACTATATGATCAGAGAAAAATACATCAGCTCCGTTCCGTGGGATGACGCAGGCAACTTCCTCCGCTTCACTGTCACCTTCATAGCCGACACGCCGGAAGAGGAAACAAGAATAATAAACGAAATCGACAGACGCTTAGGCGAAGACAAGTTCGTATTCTAA
- a CDS encoding cation diffusion facilitator family transporter has product MLPGKKYATLISVNTAVMLAVVKLIGGAATGSVSVLASAVDSILDVGSSTVNYFAIRQSEQPPDNDHRYGHAKFESLASLIQAGVITLSGLYILYEAYRRFESGRIVKSVEGGIWVMLFSLVVTFALVIFLRKVAKSENSSILKTESLHYEIDLLTGAGVLLGLVVVKYTGINAVDPFISVLIALKTVYSALVLGKEVSEDLVDKALDVEDLSKIRGVLKRYNCVIVGWHKLRTRKAGAEKFADLHVQVNRHLSVEDAHMIADMIENEISETLGGADVQIHIEPCEDKCAHKACALCDTEIRNEINRLKSK; this is encoded by the coding sequence ATGCTCCCCGGGAAGAAATACGCCACGCTTATTTCTGTAAACACCGCTGTTATGCTCGCCGTTGTAAAGCTTATAGGCGGCGCGGCTACCGGCTCGGTCTCTGTTCTCGCCTCCGCTGTGGACTCCATACTGGACGTGGGTTCCTCCACGGTAAACTACTTCGCCATCAGGCAGTCCGAACAGCCGCCGGACAACGACCACCGCTACGGACACGCCAAGTTTGAATCCCTTGCCTCACTTATTCAGGCTGGGGTGATCACCCTCTCCGGTCTCTACATTCTATACGAAGCCTACAGGCGCTTTGAAAGCGGCAGAATCGTCAAAAGCGTGGAAGGCGGCATATGGGTGATGCTGTTCTCTCTGGTTGTTACCTTCGCGCTTGTTATCTTTCTGCGGAAGGTCGCAAAGAGTGAGAACTCCTCTATACTTAAAACCGAGTCGCTGCATTACGAAATAGATCTTCTCACCGGCGCGGGGGTGCTGCTGGGGCTTGTTGTTGTCAAATACACCGGCATAAATGCCGTTGACCCGTTCATATCCGTTCTGATAGCCTTAAAGACTGTCTATTCCGCACTTGTTCTCGGCAAGGAAGTGTCGGAAGACCTTGTGGATAAGGCGCTGGACGTTGAGGATCTGTCAAAAATCCGAGGTGTACTAAAGCGGTACAATTGTGTTATAGTCGGTTGGCATAAGCTGCGCACCCGCAAAGCGGGAGCGGAAAAATTCGCCGATCTGCATGTTCAGGTCAACAGGCACCTCAGCGTGGAAGACGCCCATATGATTGCGGATATGATTGAAAACGAAATTTCAGAAACTTTGGGCGGCGCCGATGTTCAGATACACATTGAGCCATGCGAAGACAAATGCGCGCACAAGGCTTGCGCACTCTGCGACACAGAAATCAGGAATGAAATAAACAGGCTTAAAAGCAAATAA
- a CDS encoding DUF2232 domain-containing protein, with protein MRVFYLPVASIALFAAVLFFPRVGGLFIPFSPLLLLLYLAEPAREKISDILFLVLVGLCAAFEPFISAYYAMTVIFTAFMIYRWQNKPESNWLPVAASPIPAFILSAVFVFFTDSMRSSLTENVTEILKVLVEAAKKAPETGAASYAAVVEKNMDLAALSLVLIFPGIIFLTSVLVAYFTKTFFYKIKKQEHEVFRLPDNLVWVMLAGLAFFFMGDVYMRSVAFNTLLVFGGLYFIQGFEVLRRWVHRFRLAGIFKAVIYIIIFSEPPLMLALALVGLFSIWFNFFGKPKQDETGS; from the coding sequence ATGAGAGTTTTTTATCTTCCTGTCGCCAGCATAGCCCTTTTCGCAGCAGTTCTGTTCTTCCCGAGAGTCGGCGGGCTGTTCATTCCTTTTTCGCCGCTGCTTCTGCTGCTTTATCTTGCGGAGCCGGCGAGAGAGAAAATTTCAGATATACTTTTTCTGGTGCTGGTGGGTCTTTGCGCCGCTTTTGAGCCTTTCATAAGCGCCTATTACGCAATGACCGTTATCTTCACCGCATTCATGATTTACCGCTGGCAGAACAAGCCGGAGTCAAACTGGCTGCCAGTTGCCGCATCTCCCATTCCGGCGTTCATTCTTTCCGCAGTATTTGTTTTCTTTACGGACAGCATGCGCAGCTCGCTCACGGAGAATGTGACAGAGATTCTGAAAGTCCTTGTGGAGGCGGCTAAAAAAGCGCCCGAAACCGGAGCGGCGTCTTATGCCGCAGTCGTCGAGAAGAATATGGACTTGGCGGCACTTTCTCTCGTTTTGATCTTCCCGGGGATAATCTTCCTCACCTCCGTGCTTGTGGCTTATTTCACCAAGACCTTCTTTTACAAGATAAAAAAGCAGGAGCATGAGGTCTTCCGCCTGCCTGACAACCTTGTGTGGGTTATGCTCGCGGGGCTTGCATTCTTCTTCATGGGTGATGTATACATGCGCTCCGTGGCGTTCAATACGCTGCTTGTGTTCGGCGGACTGTACTTCATTCAGGGATTTGAGGTTCTGCGTCGCTGGGTACACAGGTTCAGGCTGGCTGGCATATTCAAGGCTGTAATCTACATCATCATATTCTCTGAGCCGCCCCTTATGCTGGCGCTTGCCCTAGTGGGACTGTTCAGCATATGGTTCAACTTCTTCGGCAAACCGAAACAGGATGAAACGGGATCCTGA